In Bradyrhizobium sp. CCBAU 051011, the following are encoded in one genomic region:
- a CDS encoding CBS domain-containing protein, whose product MLVGDILRKKTARVATVRMNETVAIAAQLMRSSNISALVVKDVVRTEGNTAVGMFTERDVVRAIAAHGAAGVNMRVSQFISVQQLVSCTSTDTLEHVRHLMSKHHIRHVPVIDNYSLIGVISIRDIFNAFDDEATPFNLAASA is encoded by the coding sequence ATGCTAGTCGGAGATATCCTGCGCAAGAAGACCGCCCGTGTCGCAACGGTTCGCATGAACGAGACCGTCGCCATTGCCGCGCAACTGATGCGCTCCAGCAATATCAGCGCGCTGGTCGTCAAGGATGTCGTCCGCACCGAAGGCAACACGGCGGTCGGCATGTTCACCGAGCGCGACGTGGTTCGCGCCATCGCCGCACACGGCGCGGCCGGCGTGAACATGCGCGTCTCGCAATTCATTTCGGTGCAGCAACTCGTCTCCTGCACCTCGACCGATACGCTCGAGCATGTCCGTCACCTCATGAGCAAGCATCACATCCGCCACGTGCCGGTGATCGACAATTACAGCCTGATCGGCGTCATCAGCATTCGCGATATCTTCAACGCGTTCGACGACGAAGCAACCCCCTTCAATCTTGCCGCGTCGGCCTGA